One genomic region from Oculatellaceae cyanobacterium encodes:
- a CDS encoding HAD family hydrolase, which translates to MTGTTGSKLQSPFYQCRDYPNKLGMTVFCDFDGPIVNVSERYYSTYQIALADLVASYQAQGMSLPIQVLSKQQFWEMKQDRVPDVEIAMRSGLQGEQIDSFLGNVCEIVNQPSLLNKDKMQPGVSWALALLHSQGVKLVLVTLRDRAEATQILINYGLARLFSGIYGTEDSQIAYQNYSEAKTQLLSQAITEQSPLSSWMVGDTEADILAGQALGIPTIAVTCGIRSSYMLKKFQPTRIHSDLLSVAHDLLGITQLVRV; encoded by the coding sequence ATGACAGGAACGACAGGTTCAAAATTGCAATCACCTTTTTATCAGTGTCGAGATTACCCCAATAAGTTAGGGATGACGGTGTTCTGTGACTTTGACGGCCCGATAGTTAATGTCTCGGAACGATACTACAGCACCTATCAGATCGCACTAGCGGATCTAGTGGCATCATATCAAGCTCAAGGCATGAGCCTGCCCATCCAAGTACTGAGTAAACAGCAGTTTTGGGAAATGAAGCAAGATCGAGTTCCTGATGTGGAAATTGCCATGCGTTCTGGTTTGCAGGGGGAACAGATTGATTCTTTTTTAGGGAATGTCTGTGAAATTGTCAATCAACCTAGTTTATTAAATAAAGATAAGATGCAGCCTGGAGTGAGTTGGGCATTGGCACTGCTGCATTCTCAGGGAGTCAAGTTAGTATTAGTGACATTACGCGATCGCGCCGAAGCTACACAGATATTAATAAATTACGGTTTGGCACGTTTATTTAGTGGCATCTACGGTACTGAAGATAGCCAGATAGCTTATCAAAACTACTCGGAAGCAAAAACACAACTTTTGTCACAAGCAATTACAGAACAATCTCCCCTATCAAGTTGGATGGTGGGAGATACCGAAGCTGATATATTAGCAGGACAAGCATTAGGAATTCCGACAATTGCTGTTACCTGTGGGATTCGTAGTTCTTATATGCTGAAAAAATTTCAACCCACTCGCATCCACAGCGACTTACTATCTGTCGCCCATGATTTACTCGGTATAACCCAGTTAGTGCGGGTTTAA
- the ribD gene encoding bifunctional diaminohydroxyphosphoribosylaminopyrimidine deaminase/5-amino-6-(5-phosphoribosylamino)uracil reductase RibD yields MENSPVDAQTDSSQVLSASFLGTPLDRAMMQRCIELARRALGRTAPNPLVGSVIVKDGQIIGEGFHPGAGNPHAEVFALREAGDLAVGATIYVNLEPCNHYGRTPPCSEALIGAGVAKVVVGMVDPDPRVSGGGIARLQQAGIEVLVGVEEEACRQLNEAFIHRILYQRPFGILKYAMTLDGKIATTTGHSAWITSPDARHIVHQLRAACDAVIVGGNTVRLDNPRLTSHQTYTHNPLRVVMSRNLDLPIDAYLWETTDAPTLVLTEANASPDLQQMLLKKNVEVVELTPLTPAKVMEYLYQRNLLSVLWECGGTLAASAIAQGAVQKVLAFIAPKIVGGKTAPSPVGDLGLALMTEAITLERVTWRPVGSDCMLEGYLPLLPR; encoded by the coding sequence ATGGAAAACTCTCCCGTAGACGCTCAAACCGATTCTTCCCAAGTATTATCAGCGTCTTTTTTAGGAACACCATTGGATCGAGCAATGATGCAGCGATGTATTGAACTTGCTCGTCGCGCTTTAGGGCGAACAGCACCTAACCCTTTAGTAGGTTCTGTAATTGTTAAAGACGGCCAAATTATTGGCGAAGGATTTCATCCAGGTGCGGGTAATCCCCATGCAGAAGTATTCGCTTTGCGAGAGGCGGGCGATCTAGCTGTTGGTGCAACTATTTATGTAAATCTAGAGCCTTGCAATCACTATGGACGGACACCACCTTGTTCGGAAGCCTTAATTGGGGCTGGGGTGGCTAAGGTGGTGGTAGGCATGGTTGATCCCGATCCTCGTGTATCGGGTGGAGGTATAGCAAGATTACAGCAGGCTGGGATTGAAGTATTAGTAGGCGTAGAAGAGGAAGCTTGTCGCCAACTAAATGAAGCTTTTATTCATCGTATTCTCTACCAGCGCCCATTTGGAATTTTAAAATATGCGATGACCCTGGATGGTAAGATTGCCACTACCACAGGACACAGCGCTTGGATTACTAGCCCTGATGCTCGTCATATAGTGCATCAGTTACGTGCAGCTTGTGATGCCGTAATTGTCGGTGGAAATACAGTGCGCTTAGACAATCCCAGGTTGACTAGCCATCAGACATATACTCATAATCCCTTGCGGGTAGTGATGAGCCGAAATTTAGACTTACCAATAGACGCATATCTTTGGGAAACAACAGATGCACCAACGCTGGTATTAACAGAAGCAAATGCCTCTCCCGATTTACAGCAAATGTTGCTGAAAAAGAACGTTGAAGTGGTAGAGTTAACGCCGTTAACTCCTGCAAAAGTAATGGAATATTTATATCAGCGAAACTTGCTGTCTGTATTATGGGAATGTGGGGGTACATTAGCGGCTTCTGCGATCGCACAAGGCGCTGTTCAAAAAGTGCTGGCTTTTATTGCTCCAAAAATAGTTGGCGGCAAGACAGCACCTTCACCTGTGGGAGATTTGGGATTGGCACTGATGACTGAGGCTATAACTCTAGAAAGAGTTACATGGCGACCAGTTGGTTCAGATTGTATGCTTGAAGGTTATTTGCCACTTCTACCCAGATAA